The genomic window GCTAAAGAGAAGCTTAATCCTGTTTGTGTTGGATTTTCTTGTTCTGATAAGATAAAACGTTTATTGTAACTAGTTCCTTTAAGTTCAGTTATTAACTGCACTTTTTCAGTTGATTGAATGGTACTTCTACTATATAAAAAACCATGATCAGCTGTCACAAATAACTGTGCAGCACTTACTTCCGTTGTTAGACGTATGAATAGTCTTTTTAGTTGTTGTAAGGTCTCTTCAACAGCCGCAAAAACATCATTCTCAGTGATTCTTTGATCGCCTATTGCATCAATTCGATTATGGTAAAGATAAATCACTTTTTTTCCCGAAAATTCAGAGCGCAATTCATCTCGACTTAACTGATTGACTGCATCATAACTGATAGCCAGAGCTTTATCTGAACTATTTTTTTGAAGGACTTCATTTCTCTTTACTATGCTTTCGGTGGATAACCCATTTACTCTAACTTCACCCGTCGATTCGATAGCAAGTTGCTGATGTGGCAATAATGCAGCCATTCCTAGAGCCGTACTAGAGGGTAAAGCTGTCTGCATTGATGATAAGTCACCAGTAAACCGTTTATCTTCTAAACAAACGCTGAAACAGTTCTTGACCAGCTTCAAAACGCAGTCCATCTGATATAATCACAATAACTTTTTTATCTTGTTCGACAAAAGAAGCTACCTCATCAGAATAAAAATGAGTTTGCTGAGTGATATCCTTTCTGCTTAACCTAGCTTCTTGCATCACTAACTGGTCCCACTTTGCTGCAAATTCTTTTAAAAACAACTGGTGATAATGCCTTTCAACAGTTAATGTTAAGTCTTCAAATGAATCATTTAAATGAAT from Carnobacterium iners includes these protein-coding regions:
- a CDS encoding PglZ domain-containing protein, whose amino-acid sequence is MQTALPSSTALGMAALLPHQQLAIESTGEVRVNGLSTESIVKRNEVLQKNSSDKALAISYDAVNQLSRDELRSEFSGKKVIYLYHNRIDAIGDQRITENDVFAAVEETLQQLKRLFIRLTTEVSAAQLFVTADHGFLYSRSTIQSTEKVQLITELKGTSYNKRFILSEQENPTQTGLSFSLANQISTNRHVLIPRGINRFSLAGGGYQYVHGGHLPQETMVPLLKIKMVRGRNDIPQVTVNLLSQTKR